Proteins encoded in a region of the Bacteroidota bacterium genome:
- the ruvC gene encoding crossover junction endodeoxyribonuclease RuvC, protein MSLIIIGIDPGTRQTGYGIIRFERQVQTQLAAGLIRLDARLPIHDRLVTLFSKLNTLIEAYQPSHLGIETAFINKNVASTMKLGHARGVILLSAAQAGLQIVELSPREIKRQITGNGNAGKPQVSAMVTRLLNLPEAPEPYDVTDALAIALSTGFRTGPGSSPVKALTQSQSRGKRSAWGKFLEQNPGRVVS, encoded by the coding sequence ATGAGTCTGATAATCATTGGCATCGATCCGGGAACCCGGCAAACCGGATATGGAATCATCCGGTTCGAACGTCAGGTGCAGACCCAACTGGCGGCCGGACTTATCCGTCTGGATGCACGGCTTCCCATTCATGACCGGCTGGTCACACTTTTCTCGAAGCTGAACACCCTGATCGAGGCCTACCAACCCAGCCATCTTGGAATTGAAACCGCCTTTATCAATAAAAACGTGGCCTCCACCATGAAACTGGGACATGCCAGGGGCGTGATTCTTCTGTCGGCAGCCCAGGCTGGTTTGCAGATTGTTGAACTCTCCCCGCGCGAGATTAAACGGCAGATCACCGGCAATGGAAATGCCGGAAAACCGCAGGTGTCTGCCATGGTCACCCGTCTGCTGAATCTGCCCGAAGCGCCCGAGCCCTACGACGTGACCGATGCCCTGGCCATTGCGCTATCCACCGGATTCCGGACCGGCCCCGGTTCCTCCCCGGTAAAGGCGCTGACCCAATCACAATCGAGAGGAAAACGGTCGGCCTGGGGAAAATTCCTTGAACAGAATCCCGGACGGGTTGTCTCATGA